Proteins encoded together in one Yersinia mollaretii ATCC 43969 window:
- the cutA gene encoding divalent cation tolerance protein CutA, with protein MSDCDAIICDAIVVLCTAPDEASAQDLAAQVLGEKLAACATLLPGATSIYYWEGKLQQEYEVQLLFKSNTAHQPALLSYIKQHHPYQTPELLVLPVRDGDKDYLSWLNASLL; from the coding sequence ATGTCTGATTGTGATGCAATAATTTGTGATGCAATTGTGGTATTGTGCACCGCCCCTGATGAAGCCAGCGCGCAGGATTTAGCCGCGCAGGTTCTGGGGGAGAAACTGGCCGCCTGCGCAACTTTACTGCCGGGTGCGACCTCGATTTACTACTGGGAAGGCAAGCTCCAGCAAGAGTATGAAGTCCAGCTCTTGTTCAAGAGCAACACGGCTCATCAGCCTGCACTTCTCAGTTATATCAAACAGCATCACCCCTACCAAACACCGGAATTGCTGGTGTTACCGGTACGGGACGGAGATAAAGATTACCTGTCATGGCTCAACGCTTCCTTACTCTGA